A region from the Coregonus clupeaformis isolate EN_2021a unplaced genomic scaffold, ASM2061545v1 scaf0805, whole genome shotgun sequence genome encodes:
- the LOC121581664 gene encoding GTPase IMAP family member 9-like, producing MVLFRQDCIPVDKTAVDFVEQNADTKQLIKICGGRYKIFDALKIENAKQTLVAEIVKMMDQNKTCYTLYMYMEAQEAKHQSELDENNRIIKDLEQKISNMSKGAEMECSSTECVRVVLIGKTGNGKSASANTILGRDAFESESSTDSVTIVCKKAVGKVDGRTVAVVDTPGLFDTTLSNKDVQQEIVKCVSLSAPGPHVFIIVLTIGRITKEELDTLDIIETTFGPRAGMFCLVLFTRGDDLGKKSIEEYIGVGKNAKVNKLIRDCGGRLHVFNNRIEDDRTQVTELLKKINEMVSTNKGSFYTNEMFQEAEAAIKQKQEAILKEREMEIKADMEKLKVSHETAMEKMKSKLEEERLKVQEERQLRENMLREREEAIRKEHEEKEKAEKEERKLKDKKKKEDEKLKKETWATEKEKMEKEIQSQNKDDLSSS from the exons ATGGTCCTGTTTAGACAGGATTGCATTCCagttgataaaactgcagttGACTTTGTGGAACAAAATGCAGACACAAAGCAACTGATCAAGATATGCGGAGGGCGGTATAAAATCTTTGACGCTTTGAAGATTGAGAACGCCAAGCAGACGCTTGTAGCAGAAATAGTCAAAATGATGGATCAAAACAAGACATGCTACACTCTGTACATGTATATGGAGGCACAGGAGGCTAAGCATCAATCAGAACTGGACGAAAATAACAGAATAATCAAGGATTTAGAGCAGAAAATCAGCAACATGTCAAAAG GTGCTGAAATGGAGTGCTCCAGCACAGAGTGCGTGAGGGTGGTGCTGATTGGGAAAACTGGAAATGGGAAGAGCGCCTCCGCAAACACTATCCTGGGTAGAGATGCATTTGAGTCTGAATCCAGCACTGACTCTGTGACAATAGTTTGCAAGAAGGCAGTCGGTAAAGTTGATGGAAGAACAGTTGCTGTGGTGGACACCCCTGGCCTTTTTGACACAACATTGTCTAATAAAGATGTTCAGCAAGAGATAGTGAAATGTGTTTCCCTGTCAGCTCCTGGACCCCATGTGTTTATCATAGTGTTGACTATCGGGAGAATCACGAAAGAGGAACTGGACACTTTGGACATCATAGAGACAACCTTTGGTCCACGGGCAGGAATGTTCTGCTTAGTTCTGTTTACTAGAGGAGATGACTTGGGAAAGAAATCAATTGAAGAATACATTGGGGTGGGCAAGAATGCCAAAGTGAACAAACTGATCAGAGATTGTGGAGGCAGACTCCATGTCTTCAACAACAGAATTGAAGATGACCGCACACAGGTCACTGAGCTTCTTAAGAAGATTAATGAAATGGTGTCCACGAACAAGGGCAGTTTCTACACCAATGAGATGTTCCAGGAGGCAGAGGCAGCCATTAAACAGAAACAGGAAGCAatactgaaggagagagagatggagattaaGGCTGACATGGAGAAACTGAAGGTCAGCCATGAAACAGCCATGGAAAAGATGAAGTCAAAGTTGGAAGAGGAGAGATTGAAAGTTCAGGAGGAAAGACAGCTGAGAGAaaacatgttgagagagagagaggaagctattaGAAAAGAGCATGAAGAAAAGGAGAAAGCAGAGAAGGAAGAAAGAAAGTTGAAGGACAAGAAAAAGAAAGAAGATGAAAAGTTGAAAAAAGAAACATGGGCCACAGAAAAAGAGAAGATGGAAAAAGAGATACAATCTCAGAACAAAGA